A genome region from Microbacterium sp. CGR2 includes the following:
- a CDS encoding acyltransferase family protein produces MSSTGADISGPTTGSVPRPKKRVPFWDNARYICIVLVVLGHAIQRLIYDSDIAFAFYLALYAFHMPAFAIISGYFSKSSSPTKTQMARVITDILVPYIIFELLWTVTKWLVEGEATPNITEPSWTLWFLLALGIFRLVLPYLALLRWPLLWTVVISVGVGYLPNVDSTFSLSRTLGLLPFFALGWWLREHRIVDRFRLIDARPWWVRLAAIAALGTAGWAAWNWLPVWQQVDLRHWLFYDDSYSDLGGEQWWAGGIRLALMVMAVVLSAAFFALIPRAQHWWTPFGQYTMYVFLLHSFVLYPFRESGVLRELEPTWIWLPLITVLSVVAALALATKPVRRVFRPLVEPRPRWLFVDPELASREGRRSDPTGSRRPR; encoded by the coding sequence ATGAGCAGCACCGGGGCGGACATCTCAGGGCCCACCACAGGATCCGTGCCACGGCCGAAGAAGCGGGTGCCGTTCTGGGACAACGCGCGGTACATCTGCATCGTCCTGGTGGTGCTCGGCCATGCGATTCAACGCCTCATCTATGACTCCGACATCGCTTTCGCGTTCTACCTCGCGTTGTACGCCTTCCACATGCCGGCGTTCGCCATCATCTCGGGCTACTTCTCGAAGTCTTCGTCGCCGACCAAGACGCAGATGGCACGGGTGATCACCGACATCCTCGTCCCCTACATCATCTTCGAACTGCTCTGGACCGTCACCAAGTGGCTCGTCGAGGGCGAAGCGACTCCCAATATCACCGAGCCCAGCTGGACGCTCTGGTTCCTGCTCGCTCTCGGCATCTTCCGCCTCGTCCTGCCGTACCTCGCCCTGTTGCGCTGGCCGCTGCTGTGGACGGTCGTGATCTCCGTGGGTGTCGGCTACCTGCCCAACGTCGACAGCACGTTCTCGCTGTCGCGCACCTTGGGTCTCCTCCCCTTCTTCGCACTCGGCTGGTGGCTGCGCGAACACCGGATCGTCGACCGGTTCCGCCTGATCGACGCACGACCGTGGTGGGTGCGGCTCGCAGCCATCGCCGCCCTCGGCACCGCCGGATGGGCGGCATGGAACTGGCTCCCCGTATGGCAGCAGGTCGACCTCCGCCACTGGCTGTTCTACGACGACTCCTACTCCGATCTCGGTGGCGAGCAGTGGTGGGCCGGCGGCATCCGCCTCGCGCTGATGGTGATGGCCGTCGTGCTCAGCGCCGCCTTCTTCGCCCTCATCCCGCGCGCCCAGCACTGGTGGACACCCTTCGGCCAGTACACGATGTATGTGTTCCTACTGCACTCCTTCGTGCTGTACCCGTTCCGCGAGAGCGGCGTTCTGCGAGAGCTGGAACCGACGTGGATCTGGCTGCCACTGATCACCGTGCTCTCGGTGGTCGCCGCCCTCGCGCTGGCGACGAAGCCGGTGCGGCGAGTGTTCCGACCCCTGGTGGAGCCACGACCCCGCTGGTTGTTCGTGGACCCCGAGCTGGCGTCCCGCGAAGGTCGTCGAAGCGATCCGACGGGATCGCGCAGACCGCGGTGA
- a CDS encoding serine hydrolase, which translates to MTSARNVRDRIVQHVDTSGFAAHGLHVRIGADTAGHRWTPDVREDIHSAAKGVCVLAAGIAADEGAVSFDEPVATYLPDWEYGDGADRITLRHLLTMSSGIDMPWSETLMTDWPDLAREFLARPSGGRIFQYANASTYAAMAALAARVGDVAHYLEPRLFAPLGIADVEWDRCPNGRIVAGGGLALRTDELARIGRLVRDRGVWQGRQLVSAEWTDAMHDDWVVAGENPGYDRYALAGWGGPGKAWRLHGAHGQLIIFLGDAVVTLTASDHFGADAVAAFVVAMLES; encoded by the coding sequence GTGACTTCCGCACGAAACGTCCGCGACCGCATCGTGCAGCACGTCGACACGTCGGGCTTCGCGGCGCACGGGCTGCACGTACGGATCGGCGCCGACACCGCGGGACACCGTTGGACGCCCGACGTGCGCGAAGACATCCACTCTGCAGCCAAGGGCGTCTGCGTCCTCGCCGCCGGCATCGCGGCGGACGAGGGGGCCGTCTCCTTCGACGAGCCTGTCGCCACCTACCTGCCGGACTGGGAATACGGCGATGGCGCCGATCGGATCACGCTACGGCACCTGCTCACCATGTCCAGCGGCATCGACATGCCCTGGTCGGAGACGCTGATGACAGACTGGCCAGACCTCGCGCGCGAGTTCCTCGCTCGTCCATCCGGCGGACGCATCTTCCAGTACGCGAACGCGAGCACCTACGCGGCGATGGCAGCGCTGGCCGCCCGTGTCGGTGACGTGGCGCACTATCTCGAGCCACGCCTGTTCGCACCCCTCGGCATCGCCGACGTCGAGTGGGATCGCTGCCCGAACGGACGAATCGTGGCCGGTGGCGGGCTGGCCCTTCGCACCGACGAGCTGGCGCGCATCGGCCGGCTGGTACGGGACCGCGGTGTGTGGCAGGGCCGACAGCTGGTGTCTGCGGAATGGACGGATGCCATGCATGACGACTGGGTCGTCGCCGGAGAGAACCCCGGCTATGACCGCTACGCCCTCGCAGGATGGGGTGGCCCGGGGAAGGCGTGGCGGCTGCATGGCGCCCACGGCCAACTGATCATCTTCCTGGGCGACGCCGTCGTCACCCTCACGGCGAGCGATCACTTCGGCGCGGATGCCGTCGCGGCGTTCGTGGTCGCGATGCTCGAGAGCTGA
- a CDS encoding isopenicillin N synthase family oxygenase, with protein sequence MADLSLPILDISLLDQGPDAAARFREDLRTATHDVGFFYLVGTGISAELEARLHRAALDFFALPDADKLAIENINSPHFRGYTRIGGERTQGRVDWREQIDIGPERSPVDEGPAFNRLIGPNLWPAAQPELRPIVEEWHATLSEVARKLLRAWAQTLGADETYFDEHFGEPSTLIKIVRYPGTDAPAPQQGVGAHKDSGVLTLLWVEPGKGGLQVERDGTWVDAPPVPGAFVVNIGELLEYATGGYLKATNHRVISPKAPDERISVPFFFNPALDKRLPLLELPADLAADATGVTDDPSNPIHALYGENALKSRLRAHPDVAAIHHPELVSVPA encoded by the coding sequence ATGGCTGACCTCTCGCTTCCCATCCTCGACATCTCGCTGCTCGATCAGGGCCCCGATGCGGCCGCACGCTTCCGAGAAGACCTCCGAACCGCCACCCACGATGTCGGGTTCTTCTACCTCGTCGGCACGGGGATCTCTGCTGAACTCGAAGCGCGGCTCCACCGCGCGGCGCTGGACTTCTTCGCGCTGCCCGACGCCGACAAACTGGCGATCGAGAACATCAACAGCCCGCACTTCCGCGGCTACACCCGAATCGGAGGAGAACGCACGCAGGGCAGGGTCGACTGGCGCGAACAGATCGACATCGGCCCCGAGCGCTCCCCGGTCGACGAGGGGCCCGCGTTCAACCGCCTCATCGGGCCCAACCTCTGGCCCGCCGCCCAGCCCGAGCTCCGCCCGATCGTCGAAGAATGGCACGCCACCCTGTCGGAGGTGGCACGGAAGCTGCTGCGCGCCTGGGCCCAGACCCTCGGCGCCGACGAGACGTACTTCGACGAGCACTTCGGTGAGCCGTCGACTCTGATCAAGATCGTGCGCTACCCGGGAACGGACGCCCCCGCGCCGCAGCAGGGGGTAGGTGCACACAAGGACTCGGGAGTGCTGACGCTGCTGTGGGTCGAGCCGGGCAAGGGCGGGCTCCAGGTCGAGCGGGACGGGACCTGGGTCGACGCTCCCCCGGTGCCTGGTGCCTTCGTGGTCAACATCGGCGAGCTCCTCGAGTACGCGACCGGAGGCTATCTGAAGGCGACCAACCACCGCGTGATATCACCGAAGGCGCCGGACGAGCGCATCTCCGTCCCGTTCTTCTTCAACCCGGCGCTCGACAAGCGCCTGCCCCTGCTCGAGCTTCCTGCCGACCTCGCCGCGGATGCCACGGGCGTCACCGACGACCCCAGCAATCCGATCCATGCTCTCTACGGTGAGAACGCGCTGAAGTCACGCTTGCGGGCGCACCCCGATGTAGCCGCGATCCATCACCCCGAACTGGTGTCCGTTCCCGCCTGA
- a CDS encoding YceI family protein, producing the protein MTSTDIPGYRPGTYVLDPSHSEVTFSVRHMMISKVRGTFGVKNATLTAPENPLEAKVEATVDVTSIDTNDEGRDAHLRSADFFDTENFPTMEFVSTGARVQGDDLFVDGDLTIRGTTKPVSFELDFGGFGTDPYGNYKAGASAKAVINREDFGLTWNAALETGGVLVGKDVTISLDLQGALQQD; encoded by the coding sequence ATGACCAGCACCGACATCCCCGGCTACCGCCCCGGCACCTACGTGCTCGACCCTTCGCACAGTGAGGTCACCTTCAGCGTCCGTCACATGATGATCTCGAAGGTGCGCGGCACCTTCGGCGTCAAGAACGCGACGCTGACCGCCCCCGAGAACCCGCTGGAGGCCAAGGTCGAGGCGACGGTGGACGTCACCTCGATCGACACGAATGACGAAGGGCGCGACGCCCACCTGCGTTCGGCCGACTTCTTCGACACCGAGAACTTCCCGACCATGGAGTTCGTGTCCACGGGTGCGCGGGTTCAGGGAGACGACCTGTTCGTCGACGGCGACCTCACCATCCGGGGTACGACCAAGCCCGTGAGTTTCGAGCTCGACTTCGGCGGCTTCGGCACCGACCCGTACGGCAACTACAAGGCCGGCGCCTCCGCGAAGGCCGTGATCAACCGTGAGGACTTCGGCCTCACCTGGAACGCCGCACTGGAGACCGGTGGCGTTCTGGTGGGCAAGGATGTCACGATCAGCCTCGACCTGCAGGGTGCGCTGCAGCAGGACTGA
- a CDS encoding PrsW family intramembrane metalloprotease, whose protein sequence is MSLGGPPQPQQPTPYSPPPAQPPGAPQYSAPQYSHSPYTPTSFSQQPSYASALAQPTPYEPPAPVPPAPAESLPALPVPSKRGRTVSLWLFGFLGFLLLALIGYFGWALGPAASVVGFLLALIPLAIVFLGVRMIDRWEPEPKRIVVFAIAWGAIAAVGLTLLLDLGLTFLFGIRSDAFSAVVQAPIVEEFWKGLGVFLIFLVARRAFDGPVDGVVYGALVGAGFAFTENIQYFAISLIEGGGEQLTATFVVRALLSPFAHAMFTALTGFAIGLAARRHSSAGSAAAAGLLGMLGAILLHALWNGSATFADFFGLYFTLQVPLFAGFILGIIALRREEARLTKARLGEYAAAGWFTPEEVTMLATPAGRKTGLRWAAQLRGDRRPLMREFIKDATALAAVRQRAITGRDPLATEDERALLIRTRAARAALLAY, encoded by the coding sequence CGCATTCGCCCTACACACCGACGTCGTTCTCGCAGCAGCCGAGCTACGCATCGGCGCTGGCGCAACCGACACCGTACGAACCGCCGGCGCCGGTCCCGCCGGCGCCCGCCGAGTCGCTCCCCGCACTGCCGGTGCCGTCGAAGCGAGGCCGTACGGTCTCGCTCTGGCTGTTCGGATTCCTCGGATTCCTGCTTCTCGCACTCATCGGCTACTTCGGATGGGCCCTCGGTCCGGCGGCGTCGGTGGTCGGGTTCCTGCTCGCGCTCATCCCGCTCGCGATCGTGTTCCTCGGCGTCCGCATGATCGACCGCTGGGAGCCCGAGCCGAAGCGGATCGTCGTCTTCGCCATCGCCTGGGGGGCGATCGCCGCCGTCGGCCTCACGCTGTTGCTCGATCTCGGGCTGACCTTCCTGTTCGGCATCCGCTCCGATGCCTTCTCCGCCGTCGTGCAGGCGCCGATCGTCGAGGAGTTCTGGAAGGGGCTGGGCGTCTTCCTGATCTTCCTCGTGGCACGCCGCGCCTTCGACGGGCCGGTGGACGGCGTCGTCTACGGCGCTCTGGTGGGGGCGGGTTTCGCTTTCACCGAGAACATCCAGTACTTCGCGATCAGCCTGATCGAGGGCGGTGGCGAGCAGCTCACCGCGACCTTCGTCGTGCGGGCCCTGCTCTCACCCTTCGCGCACGCCATGTTCACGGCATTGACGGGCTTCGCGATCGGTCTCGCCGCTCGGCGCCACTCGTCCGCCGGCAGTGCGGCGGCGGCCGGACTGCTGGGCATGCTGGGGGCGATCCTCCTCCACGCGCTCTGGAACGGATCGGCGACTTTCGCCGACTTCTTCGGTCTGTACTTCACGCTTCAGGTTCCGCTTTTCGCGGGATTCATCCTCGGCATCATCGCCCTCCGCCGTGAGGAGGCCCGGTTGACCAAGGCGCGCCTCGGTGAGTACGCGGCGGCGGGCTGGTTCACGCCGGAAGAGGTCACGATGCTGGCCACACCGGCCGGGCGGAAGACCGGACTGCGCTGGGCGGCCCAGCTTCGAGGCGACCGTCGTCCGCTGATGCGCGAATTCATCAAGGATGCGACGGCACTGGCCGCCGTCCGGCAGCGCGCGATCACCGGGCGCGACCCGCTCGCCACGGAAGACGAGCGGGCGTTGCTGATCCGCACCCGCGCGGCCAGAGCGGCGTTGCTGGCTTACTGA
- the rpsO gene encoding 30S ribosomal protein S15, with the protein MPLESDAKKAIMEEYATHPGDTGSPEVQVAMLTQRIKDLTEHLKEHKHDHHSRRGLFLMVGQRRRLLGYLQDIDIERYRSLIERLGLRR; encoded by the coding sequence ATGCCACTCGAATCTGACGCCAAGAAGGCGATCATGGAAGAGTACGCGACGCACCCCGGTGACACCGGATCCCCCGAGGTGCAGGTCGCGATGCTGACGCAGCGCATCAAGGACCTCACCGAACACCTGAAGGAGCACAAGCACGACCACCACTCGCGTCGTGGCCTGTTCCTCATGGTTGGTCAGCGCCGTCGTCTGCTCGGTTACCTCCAGGACATCGACATCGAGCGCTACCGCTCGCTGATCGAGCGTCTCGGACTCCGTCGCTGA
- the efeO gene encoding iron uptake system protein EfeO — protein sequence MITSHRFLAALAAGGAATLVLSGCVAKSEMSAAAAFEVSSTDGDCAVSASTAKSGTLTFDVTNDTDQVSEFYLLAEDGLRIVGEVENIAPSASRTLTVVAQPGDYFTLCKPGMIGEGVGKSAFTVAGDRVAVDGPDAEQKEQAVDLYAAFVKDQVGQLVPAVEDFVVAYQSGDDETARELFPQTRAFYERIEPVAEALGDLDPRIDYREVDAVAEGLDWTGFHRIEKDLWVPAEDALNADGETPAWQDWTPSTPQERADFGDLLLADAQELYDYVHSDDFVSALDDQGIGGISNGAIALLDEVATGKISGEEDWWSGTDLYDFAANVEGSKMAFSLVQDFAVAQGEDGEALVAEIEGGYAELEESLAAHGSLAEGFVGYAELTAEDKREFTDLINALAEPLSQLTGTVLE from the coding sequence ATGATCACCTCCCACCGGTTCCTCGCCGCGCTAGCTGCGGGCGGCGCCGCGACACTCGTTCTGAGTGGCTGCGTCGCCAAGAGCGAGATGAGCGCCGCGGCGGCGTTCGAAGTCTCGTCGACGGACGGCGACTGCGCCGTGTCCGCGTCGACGGCGAAGAGCGGCACGCTCACGTTCGACGTCACCAACGACACCGATCAGGTCTCGGAGTTCTATCTCCTCGCCGAAGACGGTCTTCGCATCGTCGGCGAGGTCGAGAACATCGCACCTTCCGCGTCCCGCACGCTCACCGTCGTGGCTCAGCCCGGCGACTACTTCACACTCTGCAAGCCCGGCATGATCGGTGAAGGCGTCGGCAAGTCGGCGTTCACGGTCGCGGGCGATCGCGTCGCCGTCGACGGCCCGGACGCGGAGCAGAAGGAGCAGGCCGTCGACCTGTACGCAGCGTTCGTCAAGGACCAGGTCGGGCAGCTCGTGCCGGCGGTCGAGGATTTCGTCGTGGCGTATCAGTCGGGTGATGACGAGACCGCGCGAGAGCTCTTCCCGCAGACCCGCGCCTTCTACGAGCGCATCGAGCCGGTGGCGGAAGCGCTCGGCGACCTCGATCCGCGCATCGACTATCGGGAGGTCGACGCCGTCGCCGAGGGACTCGACTGGACCGGCTTCCACCGCATCGAGAAAGACCTCTGGGTCCCGGCGGAAGACGCGCTGAACGCCGACGGCGAGACTCCCGCGTGGCAGGACTGGACCCCGTCCACACCGCAGGAGCGCGCGGACTTCGGTGATCTGCTTCTCGCTGACGCGCAGGAACTCTATGACTACGTCCACTCGGACGACTTCGTCTCAGCGCTGGACGACCAGGGCATCGGAGGCATCTCCAACGGCGCGATCGCGCTGCTCGACGAGGTGGCCACGGGCAAGATCTCCGGCGAAGAGGACTGGTGGTCCGGCACGGACCTCTACGACTTCGCCGCGAACGTGGAGGGCTCGAAGATGGCGTTCTCGCTGGTGCAGGACTTCGCCGTCGCTCAGGGCGAGGACGGTGAGGCGCTGGTCGCCGAGATCGAAGGCGGGTACGCCGAACTCGAGGAGTCGCTGGCTGCGCACGGCTCATTGGCGGAGGGTTTCGTCGGATACGCCGAACTGACGGCGGAAGACAAGCGCGAGTTCACCGACCTGATCAACGCGCTGGCGGAACCGCTGTCGCAGCTCACCGGCACGGTGCTGGAGTGA
- a CDS encoding MFS transporter codes for MSAARGHLIDLTPLRTSPAFARMWIGSTLAGIGGQLTIVTVMLHVYALTQSTFAVSMVAVAGLAPMVLAGLYGGMLADAFDRRRVALIAATVTFASTAMLAALTWTGAEAIWWLYVLSIVNSAANSVGMATRTAIVPRLIPRSMLAAASALNGVAFGVTVMAGPAVAGILVALTGYGWTYTIDVVLMLSMFLGLWTLPALRPEGDIVRPGRESLTDGWRFLRRAGNIRMQYIVDIIAMTFGQPLVLFPALGTVLLGGGAVTTGVLTAAVAVGTFTSSLFSGRVVHYRWHGRGIARAVEAYGAAIVLFGLVLVLGAFSAPATERSPHVALIVAACIALALFGAADNVSSIYRNTMMQAAVPDAMRGRLQGVFIVVVTGGPRLGALYAGTLATVTTLWFPPLLGGILIIGLVALLARRNHRFRDYDAENPEP; via the coding sequence GTGAGCGCAGCACGCGGGCACTTGATCGATCTCACGCCGCTGAGAACCAGCCCGGCCTTCGCCAGGATGTGGATCGGCTCGACCCTCGCCGGAATCGGCGGACAGCTCACGATCGTCACCGTGATGCTACATGTGTACGCGCTCACGCAGAGCACCTTCGCCGTCTCGATGGTCGCTGTGGCCGGACTCGCGCCGATGGTTCTCGCCGGCCTCTACGGCGGCATGCTCGCCGACGCGTTCGACCGCCGTCGGGTCGCGTTGATCGCCGCCACCGTGACCTTCGCATCCACCGCCATGCTTGCCGCACTCACCTGGACAGGCGCCGAGGCGATCTGGTGGCTGTACGTGTTGAGCATCGTCAACTCCGCGGCGAACTCCGTCGGGATGGCCACTCGGACCGCGATCGTCCCGCGACTGATTCCGCGGAGCATGCTCGCTGCGGCGTCCGCTCTCAACGGAGTGGCGTTCGGGGTCACCGTCATGGCGGGACCGGCGGTTGCCGGCATCCTGGTCGCGCTCACCGGCTACGGCTGGACGTACACGATCGACGTCGTGTTGATGCTGTCGATGTTCCTCGGCCTGTGGACCCTCCCCGCCCTGCGGCCCGAGGGCGACATCGTGCGGCCGGGACGAGAATCCCTCACCGACGGTTGGCGTTTCCTGCGGCGAGCGGGCAACATCCGGATGCAGTACATCGTCGACATCATCGCGATGACGTTCGGGCAGCCGCTCGTGCTGTTCCCCGCCCTCGGCACCGTTCTCCTGGGCGGAGGCGCGGTCACGACGGGTGTTCTCACCGCGGCTGTCGCAGTCGGCACCTTCACCTCGAGTCTCTTCTCCGGACGCGTCGTCCACTACCGCTGGCACGGGCGTGGGATAGCCCGCGCCGTGGAAGCGTATGGTGCCGCGATCGTGCTGTTCGGCCTCGTGCTCGTGCTCGGTGCGTTCTCGGCTCCGGCCACCGAGCGCTCCCCCCATGTCGCACTCATCGTCGCGGCATGCATCGCTCTCGCTCTCTTCGGCGCAGCCGACAACGTCAGTTCGATCTACCGCAACACGATGATGCAGGCGGCTGTTCCGGACGCGATGCGCGGACGGCTGCAGGGAGTCTTCATCGTCGTCGTCACCGGTGGGCCGCGTCTCGGAGCTCTCTACGCCGGCACACTGGCCACGGTGACGACCCTCTGGTTCCCGCCTCTTCTCGGCGGAATTCTCATCATCGGCCTGGTGGCGTTGCTCGCCCGGCGGAACCATCGGTTCCGCGACTACGACGCAGAGAACCCCGAGCCCTGA
- the efeU gene encoding iron uptake transporter permease EfeU codes for MFATFLIGLREGLEAALVVGILVAYLRRLGRQDALPRLWAGVGLAIALALGIGAVLTFGSYELTFTAQELIGGGLSLLAVAMVTWMIFWMQRAGRTMKASLESGVDRALTAGSLWALIAIGFVSVAREGIETTLLLWSMVQSFGDAPSALLGALLGLVAAVAVGWLISRGAVRLDLRRFFAWTGGFLVIVAAGVLAYAIMDLQEAGALPGPFTSAAPLDATSGGVAVGWTAIPFGWAFDVSATIAPGGPLAALLQATVGFMPAMTWLQVIAWSLYVLVVGSLYIRGLRSRRAPTTATPATTRIDTTPLTQQGAA; via the coding sequence GTGTTCGCTACCTTCCTCATCGGGCTTCGTGAGGGTCTCGAAGCGGCGCTCGTCGTCGGCATCCTCGTCGCGTATCTCCGCCGGCTCGGACGGCAGGACGCACTGCCACGACTCTGGGCGGGAGTGGGACTGGCGATCGCCCTCGCTCTGGGAATCGGCGCCGTTCTCACGTTCGGCTCCTACGAGCTCACCTTCACGGCACAGGAGCTGATCGGCGGCGGGTTGTCGCTGCTCGCGGTCGCCATGGTGACCTGGATGATCTTCTGGATGCAGCGTGCCGGTCGCACGATGAAGGCGAGTCTCGAGAGCGGCGTCGACCGCGCCCTGACGGCCGGCAGCCTGTGGGCACTGATCGCGATCGGCTTCGTCTCGGTCGCCCGGGAGGGCATCGAGACGACCTTGCTGCTGTGGTCGATGGTGCAGTCCTTCGGAGATGCGCCGTCGGCGTTGCTGGGCGCGCTCCTCGGACTCGTCGCCGCCGTCGCCGTCGGCTGGTTGATCTCCCGTGGCGCGGTCAGATTGGATCTGCGTCGGTTCTTCGCCTGGACGGGAGGATTCCTTGTGATCGTGGCGGCGGGTGTGCTGGCTTACGCGATCATGGATCTTCAGGAGGCCGGTGCCCTTCCCGGTCCCTTCACTTCCGCGGCGCCCCTCGATGCGACCAGCGGCGGCGTGGCCGTGGGCTGGACGGCGATCCCGTTCGGCTGGGCGTTCGACGTCTCCGCGACCATCGCTCCGGGCGGGCCGCTGGCGGCCCTGCTGCAGGCCACCGTCGGATTCATGCCCGCGATGACCTGGCTGCAGGTGATCGCGTGGTCGCTCTACGTCCTCGTCGTCGGGTCCCTGTACATCCGCGGTCTTCGCTCGCGACGGGCGCCGACGACGGCGACGCCCGCCACGACGCGGATCGACACGACACCTCTCACACAACAAGGAGCAGCATGA
- a CDS encoding FKBP-type peptidyl-prolyl cis-trans isomerase gives MTDRTKPEFDAPTGPAPAELVTRDLIEGDGAEAKPGDTVTVHYAGVEFDSGEEFDSSWGRGETIQFPLRGLIQGWQDGIPGMKVGGRRELVIPPHLAYGPVGGGHFLSGKTLIFIIDLVAVG, from the coding sequence ATGACTGATCGCACAAAGCCCGAGTTCGACGCCCCTACCGGCCCCGCTCCCGCGGAGCTCGTCACCCGCGACCTCATCGAGGGTGACGGCGCCGAAGCCAAGCCCGGCGACACCGTGACCGTTCACTACGCGGGTGTCGAGTTCGACTCCGGCGAAGAGTTCGACTCCTCCTGGGGGCGTGGCGAGACCATCCAGTTCCCTCTGCGCGGCCTCATTCAGGGCTGGCAGGACGGCATCCCCGGCATGAAGGTCGGCGGGCGTCGCGAACTCGTCATCCCGCCGCACCTCGCCTACGGCCCCGTGGGCGGCGGACACTTCCTCTCCGGCAAGACCCTGATCTTCATCATCGATCTGGTCGCCGTCGGCTGA
- the efeB gene encoding iron uptake transporter deferrochelatase/peroxidase subunit, with product MGESEADAAESPPTNGETVPAADGLSRRGLLGLAIGGGVAGLAVGVGSGLAGGVALGRARAEADAQVAHEFFGSHQAGITTPVQDHLHFASFDMMPRTDRDDLISLLQDWSYAASRMAQGLEVSASGAVNGSAQAPPDDTGEALGLPAAGLTITFGFGPGLFESEEGDRYGIASLRPAALKRLPAFVGDDLDPQSSHGDLCIQACADDPQVAVHAIRNLSRIAFGRARLRWSQLGFGKTSRTTSAQATPRNLFGFKDGTANILADDAAALADQVWVAPNDEPAWLTGGSYLVARKIAMLIETWDRVRLAEQDTIIGRDKGEGAPLSGGDEGTAPDFSDAALGENSHVRLAHPAQNGGVRILRRGYNYVDGNNDLGRLDAGLFFLSYQRDPGQFISLQRRLSTDRLNEYIRHVGSGVWAIPAGVKPGSYVGAELFA from the coding sequence GTGGGTGAATCAGAGGCGGATGCCGCCGAGAGCCCGCCGACGAACGGGGAAACGGTTCCCGCTGCCGACGGACTGAGCAGGCGGGGTCTGCTCGGTCTCGCGATCGGCGGAGGAGTGGCCGGCCTCGCCGTCGGCGTGGGCTCCGGGTTGGCAGGCGGCGTGGCGCTCGGGCGAGCGCGCGCCGAGGCGGATGCCCAGGTCGCCCACGAGTTCTTCGGTTCCCACCAGGCCGGGATCACGACGCCGGTTCAGGATCACCTGCACTTCGCCAGTTTCGACATGATGCCGCGCACCGATCGGGACGACCTGATCTCGCTGCTGCAGGACTGGTCGTACGCAGCGTCGCGGATGGCACAGGGGCTCGAGGTGAGCGCCAGCGGTGCCGTCAACGGGTCGGCTCAGGCGCCGCCCGACGACACCGGTGAAGCACTGGGCCTCCCGGCGGCGGGTCTCACGATCACCTTCGGATTCGGACCCGGCCTCTTCGAGAGCGAGGAGGGCGACCGGTATGGGATCGCGTCCCTCCGTCCGGCCGCACTGAAGCGCCTCCCGGCATTCGTCGGTGACGACCTGGATCCGCAGTCCTCGCACGGTGACCTCTGCATCCAGGCATGTGCCGATGACCCGCAGGTCGCCGTGCACGCGATCCGCAATCTCAGTCGGATCGCCTTCGGCAGGGCGCGCCTGCGCTGGTCGCAGCTGGGATTCGGAAAGACGTCGCGCACCACTTCGGCGCAGGCGACGCCGCGGAACCTCTTCGGGTTCAAGGACGGCACCGCGAACATTCTCGCGGATGACGCCGCGGCGTTGGCCGACCAGGTGTGGGTCGCCCCGAACGACGAGCCGGCCTGGCTCACCGGCGGGTCATACCTGGTGGCCAGGAAGATCGCGATGCTCATCGAGACGTGGGATCGAGTGCGTCTCGCCGAGCAGGACACCATCATCGGTCGTGACAAGGGGGAGGGGGCTCCGCTCTCCGGCGGCGACGAGGGCACCGCGCCCGACTTCAGCGACGCCGCGCTCGGGGAGAACAGTCACGTTCGGCTCGCTCACCCTGCGCAGAACGGCGGTGTTCGCATCCTTCGGCGCGGCTACAACTACGTCGACGGCAACAACGACCTCGGGCGGCTCGATGCCGGACTCTTCTTCCTCTCGTATCAGCGGGACCCAGGGCAGTTCATCTCGCTCCAGCGACGGCTTTCGACCGATCGGCTGAACGAGTACATCCGTCATGTCGGTTCGGGCGTCTGGGCGATTCCCGCCGGTGTGAAGCCCGGCTCGTACGTGGGAGCGGAACTCTTCGCCTGA